The DNA region TTTCGTAGGCACACGAAATCCTCttgtaaacataaaaagattGAGAGGACACAAAGTGAAACTTAAAGGTGAAAAATGTCGACGACTCAAACAAAGAATCTCGTTTAGtcactttatttttaagtgtagCGAAAGTATTTCTCTGcgtttctctttctcttctgcGACACATTCTCTCTGCCTTGCCTTTCATCTAAACACTCGGCAGGTTTTGGCCAAGACACATTGGAATTACCTATGGGTGTCTGAGTGAGATGCTCCACACATCCTCGACTGATTCGACAGGTCCACACCTAAAACCATCCACATGGAACCGagtcattttctgtcattttccgAGTCATTTTCTGACACATGACACTTCCTCTGCAGCCAGACaggatttctgtgttttaccTTCCACTCCGTGTCTTTGGTAAggttctttgtttgtttttttcttgtttcatatAGACAGATGCTTAGGAAATTAGATGCAATTCAGATTAGTTGCTGACCGTCAGTACGTCTTTGAATGCTAAAAatagaagagaaagaaaaaagagaaaagaagactagaaaaacaacaatgaaacaATTAGAGGAAGTCATGTTAAGAGGTAAGATCAGTCATACAACTTATAGATTATAGACTTATAGATGACATGCATAAGGGAAACTAATAGACTACTGAATTGATTGCTCTCTATTTAAGACCGAAATTACAAACAGAGACAAAATCAAAGTTAAACTGGTCAAAAAGAGGAATGCATGGAAAGTTCCACAAGAGAATGCCAACCACCTTTTACAATAAAGAGGCTTGGAGATGTATTGTTTTAGCTGGAGAAGTAGATGCAACTAACTTAACTCGTAGAGGAAGTTCTAGTCAGTTTATTTCTTCTGCCAAGGGGCTCATGTACAAAGTATTATTGTATTACTCTGTATTTCTGATACAATATTATATGCTACATGAGAATTAAAAAGGTGTATTTATTCTGTGTCCTGTAAGAGTCGCACTGAGGTTCTAAATGCAGTTGTTTGAATGCAGGTGCGTAAACGCATTGCACAATCTGAAAGAGAGTGATGTGTGTGCTTtgtgagaagaaagaaaaaggacaaaccCTTAACAAAGAGACGATGGGACCAGCTGCGGCCGTTGGGGAAAGCGATGCTGCATTTGGTAGCAAATAGGAAAAACAAATTGCTGGCCAGCTGATGCTGTTTTTCTCAGAATAGATACACTCTGAGATTTCTCCTCCCACCCCATTTTTGAGATGTCACCTAAATTTTACTCTAATTTACGTGAGATTTGTCGAGGAATGGCAATACTTCCTGAAAAAGAGTTTGGAGACGGACCAAGAAGTTGGCTGGCAGCTGGAAACGGGTTTTTCTCAGCCGAAAAGGCACCGACCAAGATGTCgaacacttaaaaataatattatcgGGGACGGCGTCGTAACTAAGCACAACCAACTCTTCAAAGTGGAAGTTGAAGATGACTTGAAGACGGCTGTTTTAACCTTCAGTGAGGTGTTCAAAGATTAAGAGAGATAGCCAATCAAGTCAAATGaaatctgatttgatttgatgaaGAGATAAAGCAACGACGTAAGAAGATACTTAAAAGGAAATCGTGTGTCCTACAACATGCAGAGACATATAAAAAGAACAAGACTTCTaagaagataacaggaaggccaTATGTAGAGTTGCCATCTTTGTCTCTATAGTTATATATCAGGTAACCCCCTCTGGAAAcaacacatgaaaaaaacaactagacTTTTTCCTGATGTCATTGGAAGCAGCATAATGCTCTCCATGCTAATTACCCAAATCATTAACTTAAGAtgatagaaacattttaaaatatcaactccgcaaacattttggttctgaaatgaattgaaatgaaatcacaattttcttttttcaaaagacGTATTATTGGTAGGTTAAAACTTGTCCAAAATCAGAGATGAATAATTGCCCTTGGAAAAACTTTGTTATTACTATAGATGAGCATCATCAGGGACAAATGGATGTAAATGCAAGAAGCCCGTCCTGCACAAAATGCCATGCATTATGACTCCCAAAAAGCATCGCTCAGCAGGTAAAATTGCTCAGCATCTAAGTCTGAGAGGAACGGGCCGAGGCGCACTCTGAGATTAATGCTCCTGTCTGGATCATCCATTTATGAGGAAAGGTAAAGTGTGGGTAGCATCAGTGTCGACTGTATGTGTCTGCTTTTAAATAGTCTCTGTTTTGATCCCGGTGGCATTTGTAGAGTTGGGTCTTTTTATGTCGTTGTAATTTAATAGTCAGAAATGCTGGATGAGAAAGTAAATGGAATCTGATTTGACAGCTCAATATGTCCACGGTGATGCTGAGACGTTGACGGAGAGCATTTTTTTGAATCCAGATGCCAGGGATTAGACGAGACGGAGCTGAAATGGAACGGTGGGCAGTGAAGCTGTtatccaacttttttttttttttctcaccccCTGTCAGACTGCCAGTGTTTATCAGAATGAGATAAAAAGGAGTTTTGGGAGAGTgaggaggtggggggggggacacttttttcttgttattgTAAAGTCTGGCACTTTTAAAGGTACAAACTCTTTCTGATGgctacacttaaaaaaaaagtttgtactTAAATGCTTTGAAACACAAGACATTTCTTTAGAATGTGTACTCAATCAGGACAAGACATTAACTATCAGGAGGGACTGACGTCAGTCAGACCAAGCTCCCACGTCCATACGCACAAATCAAAGGCTTTTCATACTTTCAAGAAGTTGGACTCCAACTTCTTTAAAGTTGGCATCATACTGACGGCGGCGTTTGCCTGTTAAGCGGCATGTTTCAAATACTgttcaaacatttcaaacacgGCCTGCTCAGCTATAAAGCTATTTGCCCCGCCCACCAATCAACTGCACGCTACTTGATACACCTGGTGCACATAGTTGGGAGGGTGGAACACCATCCCACCACATTTTGATACCAGTTCTGAGCTCCTAGCCttctgctcacctgtgctgcctggattttgtgCATTAGTCTTCATTAAACCATCATTTTCTCTACGACGTTGGTCCACTGCGTCTATCTCACCACTCTGCAACCTCAAAACATGACCAAATTCCCATGTGCCACAACCACAATAGATGGTTGTGGCAGCATTATGCATTGGCCATTGTTTTCTTGAGTGAGGACAGGGAAGAGAAAGGGAGGAAAATAACCAGCGCCCCATTATCAGCCAACATGGCTTTGATAAGCATGAATCTGCAATTTTACTCTGTCAAACATCCCATATTGGGAAAACAATCTAGTTTGCCAACTGAGGTTAGGACTGTTAGAAATGTCTTTATctggtttaaacaaattatcATCCTTGTTTGTAAAGTCTCAAGCAAACTTCTATGGaaaaatttagattattttatttgtcaagCTGAAACATTTCACTTTTGCTTTCTCAGCCTTTAGTCTTTTAATTctcttttcttccccttttctcAGGTTGAAAGCATCAGGACTTCTGACGATTTCCAGCTTCTCTCCTGACCCTCTTCCGTCCAAACACGCAGCTATAAGTGGGCAATCATGAACTGGGGTAATCTAATGGTGCTCCTGAGTGGAGTTAACAAATACTCCACTGTGTTTGGCCGGGTCTGGCTCTCTATGGTGTTCATCTTCCGGATCCTGGTGTTTGTGGTAGCAGCTCAGCGGGTGTGGAGCGACGAAAGCAAAGACTTTGACTGCAACATTAAGCAGCCAGACTGCACCATTGCCTGTTACGACCATGTCTTCCCCATCTCCCCCATCCGCCTGTGGGCCCTGCAGCTCATCTTCGCCACCTGCCCATCGCTCATGGTCGTCGGTCACGTCAAGTACAGGGAGAAGAAGGACATGGAGTACACTACCTCCCACAAGGGGGAGCACTTGTATGCCCACCCTGGAAAGAAACGTGGAGGCCTGTGGTGGACTTACCTGGTAAGAAAGATGGATTTAGCAAAATTTGGTATCCTTGATTTGACTTTGACATGAAGTTGGGCGTAGAAattctgaggagaaaaaaatgtacaagCTTGCATCAAAAGTGACGTTCGTAGTTAATTTATTCTTTCCCACGTTTGACACAAATGCATCCCATTTTACAGGTGAGTTTGATCTTCAAGGCGGGCTTCGATGCTGGCTTCCTCTATATCTTGTATTTCATCTACAAGGGTTACGACATGCCCCGCCTGACCAAGTGCGAACTGCCACCTTGCCCCAACGTAGTGGACTGCTACATATCCCGGCCCACGGAGAAAAAGATCTTCATGCTCTTCATGGTGGTCTCCTCTGCTGCCTGCATCTTAATGTGCATCTGCGAAATGGTGTACCTCATCTTCAAACGTATCAAAAAGATCATTATAACGAAGAAGGAGTACGACATGCAGAGGTTCTTGGAAAGTCACAAAATGACGCCTCTCTCAGATCCAAGGCCGTTCAGATCCAAAGTAAGAGTGGATCCTACAGTATCTATTCAGAATCTCAACAACATCAACACTGAAGAAAAGCCTCTTAAGCGAGTGGAGGAAAGCTAGAAGTACACTCTACAGAGTGTTTTTGTCGAACTCCATGGAGAGAGGGAGTTGTCCATGAGAGAAAACGCCAGTTGCTTTAAGCAATCCTTTAATGTggatttgtaaataatttagatAATATTCTGAAGGACACGATGTGCACCTCTTCTCTCTTAACACAGAGGTCTCCAGTGTGAAAGGATTGTGTGTTTGACTAG from Xiphophorus hellerii strain 12219 chromosome 13, Xiphophorus_hellerii-4.1, whole genome shotgun sequence includes:
- the LOC116731345 gene encoding gap junction beta-4 protein-like; translation: MNWGNLMVLLSGVNKYSTVFGRVWLSMVFIFRILVFVVAAQRVWSDESKDFDCNIKQPDCTIACYDHVFPISPIRLWALQLIFATCPSLMVVGHVKYREKKDMEYTTSHKGEHLYAHPGKKRGGLWWTYLVSLIFKAGFDAGFLYILYFIYKGYDMPRLTKCELPPCPNVVDCYISRPTEKKIFMLFMVVSSAACILMCICEMVYLIFKRIKKIIITKKEYDMQRFLESHKMTPLSDPRPFRSKVRVDPTVSIQNLNNINTEEKPLKRVEES